The following proteins are encoded in a genomic region of Burkholderia gladioli:
- a CDS encoding EAL and HDOD domain-containing protein produces MPNAIGECCRSPARKDIGPTKERWDESAGARHFGDAGRLDGFQFAWRMVEMQAGTADREHGLAIFAKQAIVDRAGKIYGHELLFRDAAGSVTSVTDHSRATMTVIEAAMGHVGLNNVSPVRTFFLNCSAAFLMSPVIHTLPVRRFVLEILETCELDRQLIRRCEQLKSLGFRLALDDVRTVSPDLLNILPLIDIVKVDWPYTDPEQRDRLIDTVVEHGKMALAEKIETVAERACALASGCALMQGFYFSRPQVISKKKVLPDLEVVTQLIQALLDEASLPQLAEKIERSPGLCVQLLHLANSCIVGNPSRLRISSIAHAVSLAGTQMLLTWCALQLYQGGADATADPLTDLARQRADRISDWLASRGATAQTCNKGRLVGLLSLLHISQGVSAAELWRPISFEPEIKRALVLQEGLLGNALIAATKLEQSFSPGDCVPALG; encoded by the coding sequence ATGCCGAACGCCATTGGAGAATGTTGCCGCTCGCCCGCCCGCAAGGATATCGGGCCGACAAAAGAGCGATGGGATGAAAGCGCGGGCGCTCGCCACTTCGGCGATGCCGGCCGGCTCGATGGTTTTCAATTCGCGTGGAGGATGGTTGAGATGCAAGCCGGCACTGCCGATCGCGAGCACGGCCTGGCGATCTTCGCCAAGCAGGCGATCGTCGATCGCGCTGGAAAGATATACGGCCACGAGTTGCTGTTTCGTGACGCGGCGGGCTCCGTGACATCCGTCACCGACCACTCCCGCGCAACGATGACCGTGATCGAGGCCGCGATGGGCCACGTCGGTCTCAACAATGTCTCGCCGGTCCGTACCTTTTTCCTGAATTGCTCGGCGGCCTTTCTGATGTCGCCGGTGATCCACACCTTACCCGTGCGCCGCTTCGTGCTCGAGATTCTCGAGACATGCGAGCTGGACCGACAGCTCATACGCCGTTGCGAGCAGCTGAAATCGCTCGGCTTCCGCTTGGCGCTCGACGACGTGCGCACGGTGTCGCCCGACCTGCTGAACATCCTTCCCTTGATCGACATCGTGAAAGTGGATTGGCCCTATACCGATCCCGAGCAGCGCGACCGGCTGATCGATACCGTCGTCGAGCACGGCAAGATGGCGCTCGCGGAGAAAATCGAAACGGTCGCCGAGCGGGCATGCGCCCTGGCATCCGGCTGCGCGCTGATGCAAGGGTTCTATTTCAGCCGACCTCAAGTCATATCGAAGAAGAAGGTCCTGCCGGACCTCGAGGTCGTCACCCAGTTGATACAGGCTCTGCTCGACGAGGCAAGCCTGCCTCAACTGGCGGAGAAGATCGAGCGAAGCCCTGGGTTATGCGTGCAATTGCTGCATCTGGCGAACAGTTGCATCGTCGGCAACCCGTCGAGGTTAAGAATCTCGTCGATCGCGCATGCCGTCTCGCTGGCCGGCACCCAGATGCTGCTCACGTGGTGCGCGCTGCAACTGTATCAAGGCGGGGCCGACGCGACGGCCGACCCGCTTACCGACCTGGCTCGGCAACGCGCCGACCGGATAAGCGACTGGCTGGCTTCCCGGGGCGCCACGGCCCAAACGTGCAACAAGGGCCGGTTGGTGGGACTGCTGTCCCTGCTCCATATCAGCCAGGGTGTTTCCGCCGCCGAGCTGTGGCGCCCGATTTCGTTCGAACCGGAAATCAAGCGCGCCCTCGTACTGCAGGAAGGGCTGCTCGGCAACGCGCTGATCGCGGCGACGAAACTGGAACAGTCCTTCTCGCCGGGCGATTGCGTGCCGGCCCTGGGCTGA
- a CDS encoding chemotaxis protein: MKTIDGNIDERTTLTSNNRLELLLFRLGSVRPNAPRALYGINVFKIREIATMPEVTPIAGSAAHILGAVDIRGQIIPVIDLASLIGTRTENAPAILLVTEFSRGTQAFAVEEVEDIVRLEWNQVLSAESSGTSGYVTGIARLGGADGQSRLAQILDVEQVMRDVFPEQHEDVKPADVGAAVRASSGSILAVDDSGFARALLDQALTALQAPHMMASNGEMAWQMLLKLTEQAEQEGVPVRDKVSLVVTDLEMPEMDGFTLTRKIKADDRLRHIPVLIHSSLTGEANETHARNTGANGYIAKFSPAELSAAIRNALAA, translated from the coding sequence ATGAAGACCATCGACGGCAACATTGACGAACGCACGACGCTGACGAGCAACAATCGGCTCGAACTCCTGCTGTTTCGCCTGGGGAGCGTGCGCCCCAATGCGCCACGCGCCCTGTACGGCATCAACGTGTTCAAGATCCGCGAGATCGCGACCATGCCCGAGGTCACGCCGATCGCGGGCTCGGCCGCTCACATCCTCGGCGCGGTCGACATTCGTGGTCAGATCATCCCCGTCATCGATCTGGCCTCCCTGATCGGCACCCGGACCGAGAATGCGCCAGCCATCCTGCTGGTCACGGAATTCTCGCGCGGCACGCAGGCATTTGCCGTCGAGGAGGTCGAGGACATCGTGCGCCTCGAATGGAACCAGGTGCTGAGCGCGGAATCGAGCGGCACTTCCGGCTACGTGACCGGCATCGCGCGACTCGGCGGCGCGGACGGACAAAGCCGGCTCGCGCAGATCCTCGATGTCGAGCAGGTGATGCGCGACGTGTTCCCCGAGCAGCACGAGGACGTCAAGCCGGCGGACGTGGGTGCGGCCGTGCGCGCATCGAGCGGGAGCATTCTCGCGGTGGACGATTCGGGCTTCGCGCGGGCCTTGCTCGACCAGGCGCTGACCGCCCTGCAGGCGCCTCACATGATGGCGTCGAACGGGGAAATGGCCTGGCAGATGCTGCTCAAGCTGACGGAGCAGGCCGAGCAGGAAGGCGTGCCGGTACGCGACAAGGTTTCCCTGGTGGTCACCGATCTCGAGATGCCCGAGATGGACGGCTTTACCTTGACGCGGAAAATCAAGGCCGATGACCGTCTGAGACATATTCCGGTGCTGATCCATTCCTCCCTGACCGGGGAAGCGAACGAGACCCATGCTCGAAATACCGGTGCGAACGGCTATATCGCCAAGTTTTCGCCGGCCGAGCTTTCCGCGGCAATCCGCAACGCGCTTGCGGCCTGA
- a CDS encoding nuclear transport factor 2 family protein yields MNGIETIARYEAALRDAMLANDVVTLSELIDDDLVFTAPDGQVLSKDDDLDAHRARLLRLHRLDIIETRSRRVGEMVVTVTKADLAGHFGSTPIDGQFAYTRLWRASGARWRVIAGHASRIG; encoded by the coding sequence ATGAACGGAATCGAGACCATCGCCCGCTACGAAGCGGCATTGCGCGACGCGATGCTGGCCAACGACGTCGTGACGCTGTCCGAGCTGATCGACGACGACCTGGTGTTCACGGCGCCCGACGGGCAGGTGCTGTCGAAGGACGACGACCTGGACGCGCATCGCGCGCGGCTGCTGCGCCTGCATCGGCTCGACATCATCGAGACCCGCTCGCGGCGCGTCGGCGAGATGGTGGTGACGGTCACCAAGGCCGATCTGGCGGGACATTTCGGCTCCACGCCGATCGACGGGCAGTTCGCCTATACGCGGCTCTGGCGTGCCTCGGGGGCGCGCTGGCGGGTGATCGCGGGGCACGCCTCGCGGATCGGCTGA
- a CDS encoding XRE family transcriptional regulator — translation MTKREPVAGVQPELLRWARQTVGLSIEDAAHIGKLTAADLAAWEAGSDAPSYAQLEKLAYQVYKRPLAVFFLPAPPEEHVPQREFRTLPDRDMRALSRDTYLQIRRAHAFQLSLAEVFAGRNPADIRIWKQLALSLPVPVTEQARRMRDALGISLHAQSTWKNDELALKHWRKAIEELGVFVFKSSFKQADISGFCLVDETFPLIYLNNGTTKTRQTFSMLHELAHILLGMNGLSKFDPDYIEHLPQAEQNIERFCNAVAAEVLIPAADFGQHAARLPRNAESAPEQAFSELASRYGVSREAVLRRLLDQGRVTPTFYREQAARWASQQRKGAGGNYYLNQGVYLSDRFAREVVGRHYRQQLTLEQAANFLDIKPKRFAGLEERVLQGAET, via the coding sequence ATGACGAAACGCGAGCCCGTGGCGGGCGTGCAACCGGAACTGCTTCGATGGGCCAGGCAGACCGTCGGCCTGTCGATCGAGGACGCCGCCCATATCGGCAAGCTCACGGCGGCCGACCTCGCGGCCTGGGAAGCCGGCAGCGACGCGCCAAGCTATGCCCAGCTGGAAAAACTCGCGTATCAGGTCTACAAGCGCCCGCTAGCCGTATTCTTCCTGCCGGCGCCGCCCGAGGAACACGTACCGCAACGCGAATTCCGCACGCTTCCGGATCGCGACATGCGCGCCCTCTCGCGCGACACCTACCTCCAGATTCGTCGCGCGCACGCGTTCCAGCTCTCGCTCGCCGAGGTATTCGCCGGCCGCAATCCCGCCGACATCCGTATCTGGAAACAACTGGCGCTGTCGCTGCCGGTGCCGGTCACTGAGCAGGCCCGGCGCATGCGCGACGCCCTCGGCATCAGCCTGCACGCGCAATCCACATGGAAAAACGACGAGCTGGCCTTGAAGCATTGGCGCAAGGCCATCGAGGAGCTCGGCGTATTCGTGTTCAAGTCCTCGTTCAAGCAAGCGGATATCTCGGGCTTCTGCCTGGTCGACGAAACCTTCCCGCTGATCTACCTGAACAACGGCACGACCAAGACGCGGCAGACCTTCAGCATGCTGCACGAACTGGCTCACATCCTGCTCGGCATGAACGGGCTCAGCAAGTTCGATCCGGACTACATCGAGCACCTGCCGCAGGCCGAACAGAACATCGAGCGATTCTGCAACGCCGTCGCCGCCGAGGTGCTGATCCCCGCCGCGGACTTCGGGCAACACGCGGCGCGTCTGCCGCGCAATGCGGAATCGGCGCCGGAGCAGGCGTTCTCCGAGCTTGCCAGCCGCTATGGCGTGAGCCGGGAAGCCGTGCTGCGCCGCCTGCTCGACCAGGGCCGCGTCACGCCGACGTTCTACCGCGAGCAGGCCGCGCGATGGGCGTCGCAGCAAAGGAAAGGCGCCGGCGGCAACTACTACCTGAACCAGGGCGTCTACCTGAGCGATCGTTTTGCCCGCGAAGTGGTCGGCCGCCATTACCGTCAGCAATTGACGCTGGAACAAGCCGCGAATTTCCTCGATATCAAACCGAAGCGCTTCGCCGGCCTTGAAGAACGTGTTCTTCAAGGGGCGGAGACATGA
- a CDS encoding PIN domain-containing protein → MIYVFDTSSIRSLQHFYPRVFRSIWDGLEELVSQRRLISTREVQRELERQAVSDDVLKWVKDHAAIFTTPSADELRFVAEIFRVRHFQALIGQQQSLKGMPVADPFLIACAKVRDGTLVTEEGWARPGGPLMPKQHAAKIPNVCAYFRIPCIDLEEFMHQQDWRF, encoded by the coding sequence ATGATCTATGTGTTCGACACGAGTTCCATCCGATCGCTGCAACACTTCTACCCGCGCGTGTTCAGGAGCATCTGGGATGGACTGGAAGAACTCGTATCGCAGCGCCGGCTGATTTCGACGCGCGAGGTGCAGCGCGAACTCGAACGTCAAGCCGTCAGCGACGACGTGCTGAAATGGGTCAAGGATCACGCCGCGATCTTCACGACGCCCAGTGCCGACGAACTCCGCTTCGTCGCGGAGATTTTTAGGGTGCGCCATTTTCAAGCGTTGATCGGGCAGCAGCAGAGCCTGAAAGGCATGCCGGTCGCCGATCCGTTTCTCATCGCATGCGCGAAAGTTCGTGATGGAACCCTCGTGACCGAAGAGGGATGGGCACGGCCCGGCGGCCCATTGATGCCGAAGCAGCACGCCGCCAAGATTCCCAACGTCTGTGCCTACTTCCGCATTCCCTGCATCGATCTCGAGGAGTTCATGCACCAGCAGGATTGGCGCTTCTGA